The uncultured Celeribacter sp. genome includes the window ATGTGGCGGTTTTTTCTGGGGTGCCGGTGGCCGCACGACGCGCTGAGATCACGCTCAAAGGCTCGGACCTGCGTCTGGGCGAGATCTTTCTGGGACAGTCCTTCTACATCGGAGAAGCGCAGGCGCAGACCTCTGGCCGCACGGCCACCGCGTCGGGCTATCAGGTCAATGACTTTGGGCGGACGATCTGGACGAAACGCCCGACGCGGCGCGAAGTCACCTATGTGGTTGCAGCAGACCGCTGGGCGTTTGAGGCCATCGAGCCGCGCATGGGAGATCTGGCGGGCACTCTCGTGGTGACGGTCGGTTCACTGCGCATTCCCTCGACCATCCAGTTCGGGATCCTCGGCACGCTGGAGTGGGCCGAAGACAGCCCGGACGACTATCTGTTTTCTTTCTCAATCAAAGGTGTCTCATGAGCTTCACGCCGATCACCCCCTATGACGGGCTTCTGCCACGAACGGAAGATCCCGTATCTTTCGACGCGCGGGCTGAAGCGCTGATGTCCTGGCTGGTGGCAAATTTCGCGCCGGAAATCCAGGTGCTGGCCAATGACATCTCTGCCGCACTCAATGGAGAAGCCGACACTCTGGCAGCTCTTCAGGCACTGACAGACCGGCTCGCAGGGGCGCGGGTGCGGGACAATCCGGATCTGTCTCAGGCTCCCGGTGATATTCCGACGCGGGGCAATGTGGCCACGGCCATCGACAGCAAGTCAATGGGTGTCGGACTGACCTGGCAAGACGTCAAGGCCAACCGGGCGTTGGCAACCGAACATACCAACACCACCGGAAAGCCCATACAGCTTTGTGTGGTTGTTGTGCATACCGGATCTTCGGGGTCGTCCAGCTCATTGCAGCTGAATGGAGAACAGATCGCTTATGGCTATTTCGATGCAAAACGAACGGCTTTGTATCAGCAGATGATCCCGGATGGCGCAACCTATCAGATCGATGCAGACAGGGGCTATGTGGCCTCTTGGTGGGAATGGAGGTCGTGAGTTTAATGCAGGACCCACAAGCAGGGTTGATCGAGGTGATCAACCGGATCGTCGGCGGCGCAGGGGTGACCCTGATCGCGGCCTTTGTCGGGCGCGCGATGTATCACGCGGGCGAGGTACGGGCCAAGCGGCGCCCGGTGTTCTCAAAAGACCTGATCTGGGAGGTACCTATTGCCGTTGGCATGGCGCTGATCGGTGAGGGCGTGGCCTCACAGCTTGCGCTTTCGGAAACTTCCGGCACCGCATTGATTGCAGTCATCGCCTATCTGGGGCCGCGCTCCATCGGGGTGATTATTGAGAGCGCACTGGGGTTGCGTAAAAACGGAGGATGACATGGATGCACGGCAGATCGCCGAAGAAATCGTGGCCCGTGAAGGTGGCTTTGTGAACGATCCGGACGATCCCGGCGGGGCCACGAAATACGGGGTCACGCTGGCCACACTGCAGCGTCTGGGGCTGGATCTGGACCGTTCGGGCACCGTGACGGTGGCAGATGTCCGGCGGCTGAGCAAGGCGCAGGCCGTCGAGATCTTTCTGGAGCACTATTATCTGCGTCCCCGGATTGCCGAGTTGCCGCAGGCACTGCGTGCCAGCGTGTTTGACATGTATGTCAATGCAGGAGCGAACGCGGTGCGGATCCTGCAGCGGCTCTTGTGCGACATGGGGCAGGGGGTGACCGTGGATGGTGTCCTGGGGCCGCAGACGCTCAGCGCCGCGCACGCGGCAACTGCGGCTGCGCCGGACTATATCGCCGATGCCTATGCGATTGCGCGTCGGAATTACTATTTTGCGCTGGCGGACCGGCGCCGGGCCAGTCGCAAGTTCGCGCGCACGCGTTCCGGTGGCAAGGGCGGCTGGATCAAACGCGCCGAAGAGTTCATGTCGCCGGTCTATCGCATGACCGGGGCGCAGTTTGCAGAAAGGGTTGCGCAATGGGGGTGATCGGAAAGGTTCTGGACAAGCT containing:
- a CDS encoding phage holin family protein; its protein translation is MQDPQAGLIEVINRIVGGAGVTLIAAFVGRAMYHAGEVRAKRRPVFSKDLIWEVPIAVGMALIGEGVASQLALSETSGTALIAVIAYLGPRSIGVIIESALGLRKNGG
- a CDS encoding holin-associated N-acetylmuramidase translates to MDARQIAEEIVAREGGFVNDPDDPGGATKYGVTLATLQRLGLDLDRSGTVTVADVRRLSKAQAVEIFLEHYYLRPRIAELPQALRASVFDMYVNAGANAVRILQRLLCDMGQGVTVDGVLGPQTLSAAHAATAAAPDYIADAYAIARRNYYFALADRRRASRKFARTRSGGKGGWIKRAEEFMSPVYRMTGAQFAERVAQWG